In the genome of Candidatus Aminicenantes bacterium, the window CGGGTATTTCACCATGGAAGATCTGGCCGCCTGCACTCCCCGCTGGGAGGAACCGCTATCGGTGGATTACCGCGGCTACCGTGTCTGGGAGCTTCCCCCCAACGGGCAGGGGATCGCCGCGCTGCAGATGCTGGCAATGCTGAGTGAAATGGACGTGGCCGCCCTGGGTCACAACACCGCCGCGTACCTGCACGCCCTGGTGGAAATCAAGAAAATGGTTTATGAAGACCGGGCGAAGTTTTACGCGGATCCCGCTTTCGTGGACGTCCCGGTCCGGGAAATGATTTCGCGGGACTATGCCCTGCGCCGCCTCAAACTGTTTGATCCCCAAAGAGCAGCGCGTACCGTATCCGCGGGCAATCCCCGCCTGGAAACGGGAGACACCGTTTACCTAACCGTGGTGGATCGCCATCGCAATGTGGTCTCGTTAATCCAGAGCAACTACGGCGGGTTCGGTTCCGGAAACGTTCCCGACGGACTGGGATTCTGCATCCAGAACCGCGGCGCCCTGTTCTCCCTGGAAAGAGATCATGCCAACGTCGTGGCTCCGGGTAAGCGACCCTTTCATACCATCATCCCCGCCATGGTGACCAAAGGGGGAAAGCCTGTTTTCAGTTTCGGCGTGATGGGTGGGGCCATGCAGCCCCAGGGTCACGTGCAGATTCTGTGCAACATCATCGATTTCGACATGAACGTTCAGGCCGCCGGAGATGCCCCCCGCTTCCGTCACAGTGGCTCTTCCCAGCCCAACGGCGGCACCATGACCGATGGCGGCGTGGTGCACCTGGAGTCGGGCATTTCCTGGTCCGTGGTGCGGGAACTCATGGATCGGGGGCACCGCATCGTGCCCCGGCGCGGGGGGTACGGCGGTTACCAGGGCATCTGGATCGACCATGACCGCGGCGTGCTCCTGGGCGGATCGGAATCCCGCAAAGACGGCTGCGCCCTCGGCTATTAGCTTAAGCTTAAGAATAATCGCCTATTATACTCATTACAGAATACAAAGCGTGTCTGGACATGTGATTCAAGGATTTACGGCTTCGAGTTGAGCTGCGTGGCGGCCCAGGCGGTCACCCCCTTGTTCAGAATCTTGACGGCAAGCCCAATCCAATTTCCGTAGGCTTCATGATAGCCACGTCAGCTCCAGCGCATTGTTAGATGAGCTTCCCTCGTCTCTTTAGAGTGGCAGCGGCGGCAACAACG includes:
- the ggt gene encoding gamma-glutamyltransferase, whose protein sequence is MPDLRIVVLICLLFAAGLFAADRITGPEWATRSEVVARNGMVATSHPLAARIGIDILKKGGTAVDAAIAVDAALGLMEPTGSGVGGDLFALVWDAESGKLYGLNASGAAPSGHSLQMFRERGLEQVPYRGPLSWTVPGCVAGWFALHERFGKLPVKTLLEPTIAYARAGFPLTELIAHYWELSVAAFKDYPNFQQLYAPDGKAPAKGDVFRNSQLADTLELIGKSGADAFYRGAIARRMVDYSNRVGGYFTMEDLAACTPRWEEPLSVDYRGYRVWELPPNGQGIAALQMLAMLSEMDVAALGHNTAAYLHALVEIKKMVYEDRAKFYADPAFVDVPVREMISRDYALRRLKLFDPQRAARTVSAGNPRLETGDTVYLTVVDRHRNVVSLIQSNYGGFGSGNVPDGLGFCIQNRGALFSLERDHANVVAPGKRPFHTIIPAMVTKGGKPVFSFGVMGGAMQPQGHVQILCNIIDFDMNVQAAGDAPRFRHSGSSQPNGGTMTDGGVVHLESGISWSVVRELMDRGHRIVPRRGGYGGYQGIWIDHDRGVLLGGSESRKDGCALGY